CCCCGACGGCTGCCTCGGGCGAGACGTGGAGGACGGTGGTTCCCCCCGCCGTGCCGCTCATCCGGGCGTCCGAGACGCGCACGATGTCCCGCACCCCCTGGGCCAGGAGCTTCTTGGGGACGGGGATGAAGCCCGCCTCGGGGAAGCCGGGGCCCCCCACCGGCCCGGCGTTCTGGAGGACGAAGACGCTCTCCGCCGTGGCCGGGAGATCCGGATCGTCGATGCGCTTGACCATGTCCTCCTGGGACGAGAAGACCACCGCCTTCCCCGTGTGGGCGAGCAGGCGGGGGCTCGCCGCCGAGACCTTGAGCACCGCGCCCTCCGGGGCGAGGCTCCCCCAGAGGACGACGATGCCGCCCTCGGGCTTGAGGGGCTTCTCGCGGGGGAGAATGACGTCCTGCCACGCGGCCGCCCGGCCCACCCCGGCGAGGTTCTCGCCCACCGTCTTCCCGGTCACCGTCATCGCGTCCCGGCGGAGCAGGGGCTCCAGCTCCTTCATCACGACGGGGATGCCGCCCGCCTCCGCGAGATCGTCCATGAGGTAGGTCTTGCCCGAGGGGCGGATGTTGCCGACGAGCGGGGTGGTGCGCGAGAGCTCGTCGAAGAGGGCGAGGGGGAGCTCCACCCCCAGGCGCCCCGCGATGGCGGGGAGGTGGACGACGGCGTTTGTCGAGCCCCCCACGGCCATGAGCACCCGGATGGCGTTCTCGAACGCCCCGCGCGTCATGATCTTGTCCGGCGTGAGGTTCTCCTCCGCCATCCGGACGATGCGCCGGCCGCTCTCCTCCGCCAGGCGCAGGCGGCGCGAGTTCACCGCCGGGACGGCGGCCAGCCCGGGCAGCATCATCCCAAGGGCCTCGGTGATGCAGGCCATGGTGCTGGCCGTCCCCATCACCATGCAGTGGCCGGCCGAGGGGAAGAGCTCCCCCTGGAACTCCTCCATGCGCGGCTCGGAGATCTCCCCGGCCCGGTGCTCGGCCCACAGCCCCCGGCAGTCGGAGCAGGCGCCCAGCCGCTTCCCCTCGAAGCGCCCGCCGATCATGGGTCCCGAGCTCACGGCGAGGGCGGGCACCCCCGCGCTCGCCGCCCCCATGAGCTGGGCCGGGAGGGTCTTGTCGCAGCCGCCGAGGAGCACCACCCCGTCCAGCGGCTGGCCCTTGATCATCTCCTCGGTGTCCATGGCGAGCAGGTTCCGGTAGAGCATGGCCGTGGGCGAGAGGTACACCTCCCCGAGGGAGATGGTCGGGAACTCCAGCGCCAGGCCCCCCGCCTGGGAGACCCCCCGTTTGACCGCGTCGGCCACTTCGCGCAGGTTGCGGTGGCAGGGGTTGAGCTCGCTCCAGGTCTGGGCGATGCCGATGATGGGGCGCTCGAGGTCCTCCTTCGTGAGACCGAAGCCCCGGGCGTAGGCGCCCCGGATGAAGGCGCTGAAGGCCGGATCGCCGTAGTTCGTGAGCCCTTTGCGGTAGCCTTTCATGGGGCGGGTCCTTTCCGGAAGGATTCGGGGGCCGCGCGCGGGAGACGGTTCATCATTCCCCAACCGGCGGCGGCGGGGCAAGCGGGGGATCGGGGTTTTCCCCGAAAGCGAAGCAGGATAGAGTAGGCGCCGTCGAATCGCCGCCGCCCGGCGCGCGTGGAGGAGGGTTTTGTGCGATCAACGGCCGCCGGATGGCGCGGAGGAGTGAGATGATCCGGTCCGCTCGTTTAGGGCTTTGGGCGGCGGTCCTGCTGGCGATGCTCGCCGCCGCGGCGGGGTGCTTCCGGCGGAGCGGCCCGGTCGAGGTGACGCGGGAGGTGGGCACGGTCCGCATCCTGTCGGAGCCCGAGGGCGCCGCCGTCGATTTCGACGGCAGGCCCCGGGGGGAGGCGTTCAAGGCGGAGCCGCTGGTGATCCGGGGGGTGCCGTACGGCTGGCATTCCATCCGCGCCACCCGCCTGGGAATGGTCCCGCACATCCTCGAGTTCAACCTGGAGCGCCCCGAAGCGGAGTTCCGGATTCCGGTTTCCGCCGGCGGCGCCGGCCGCCTCACGGTGCGCACGGTGCCGCCCGGGGCGGAGGTGTTCATCTCCAGCCGCTATTACGGCAAGGCGGACCCCCAGATCCAGGTGAGCGCGCTGGCCTACGGGGAGCACTCCTTGTGGGTCCGGCTGGACGGCCACCGCCAGGAGCGGATCAACATCCTCGTGGAGCGCCAGATCGAGCGCACCTACCATTTGTTCCTGACGAAGGTGAAGTAGCCCCGGGGCCGGCAGGGCGCCTCCAACCGCATCCGGCCCGGCCGTCCTTTCGTGAGACGTGAAGAGGGGGGCCTTCATGCCGACCCGGGCAGGCCGCATGACCCCGGCGCCGGGCGGGGGGCCGGCCATCCTGGCCATCGGCGGGAGCCGCCGGCCCGGCAACAACACCGGCAAGGCGCTCCGCATCGCGGTGGAGGAGCTCCGGGCCGGGGGCGGGCGGGTGGACTGGGTCCGCCTGGAGGCCCTCAAGCTCCCGCTGCCGGGAGAACCCTCCGACTCCCCCGATCCGGAGGCCCTGCGGAACAAGGTCCTCGCCTCGGACGCTATCCTCATCGCCACCCCCGAGTACCACGGCAGCATCAGCAGCACCCTCAAGCTGGCCATCGACAACCTGGGTTTCCCCTCCACCCTGGAGGGCAAGACCCTCGCCATCCTGGGCGTCGCCATGGGCCCCAGCGCGGACAACGCCCTGGCCCATCTGCGCCACATCCTCACCCACATCGGGGGGAAGGTCCTGCCCGAGCAGATCTCGGTGGGGAGCGTCCACAAGAAGTTCGGCGAGGACGGCCGCTGCCTCGACCCGGTGGTCGAGGAGGGCATCCGCCGGGTGGCCCGCGCCCTCCTGGCCGCCGCCGGAGCCCGGGCGGCGCGATGACCGGGCCGTCCCGGTTCCTCGCCTCGCCGGAGGGCCGCTCCCTCGCCTTCCGCCGCCTGGAGGGGAGGCCCCCCGGCGTCCTCTTCCTCGGCGGCTTCCGCTCCGACATGACGGGCACCAAGGCCACCGCCCTGGAGGCGCACTGCCGGGCGGCGGGCCGCGCCTTCGCGCGCTTCGACTACTCCGGGCACGGCGAGTCCCCGGGCCGCTTCGAGGAGGGCACCATCGGCGCCTGGCTGGCGGACGCGCTGTGTGTGCTGGACCGGGCCACCGAGGGTCCGCAGGTGCTCGTGGGCTCGAGCATGGGCGGCTGGATCATGCTCCTGGCGGCCCTGGCCCGGCCGGAGCGGGTGCGGGGGCTTATCGGCGTGGCGGCGGCGCCCGACTTCACCGAGGATCTCGTCTGGGGCCGCTGCGGGGAGGAGGAGCGCCGCAAGCTCATGGAAGAGGGCTCCTTCCTGTGCCCCCCGCGCTACGAGGACGCCCCCTATCCCATCACCCGGCGGCTCATCGAGGAGGGTCGGCGGCACCTCCTCTTGCGCGGGCTCATCCCCCTCCGCCGCCCGGTGCGGCTTATCCACGGCATGGCGGACGAGGACGTGCCCTGGGAGGTTTCGCTCCGGCTGTGCGGCTGCCTGGAGGGAGCGGACGTCTCGCTCACCCTGGTGAAGGGGGGCGACCACCGCCTCTCCACGCCGGCGGACATCCGGAGGCTCACGGAAACGGTCGAGGGGTTGTGCCGGGAAGCGGGGGAGGGGGAATGAAGCCCTTGTCAATGCGCCCATGGCGTCCGTAGGGGCGGGTTTGAAACCCGCCCCTACGGAATCGTTCGCCATATCGACCCGTAGGGGCGTATTGCAATACGCCCCTACAACACCAGAGGCTGGCGCGATTCTGTCAGCGAACCTTACGCGCTCGCGCTGCGGAGCAGCCAGCTCCTCACCCGGGAGCGGAGCTGGGTGGGGGAGAACTTCTTGGTGAGGTAGTCCGAGGCGCCCGCGTCGAAGCACTTCTGCACGTCCTTCTCGTCCAGCCGCTTGCCCGTGACCATGAGGATGGGGACCTTCCGGAAGAGGGTGTCCTCGTTGCGGCGCAGGGCCCGGCAGACCTCGATGCCGTCCATCTTCGGCAGCCCCCAGTCCAGGATGATGAGGAGGGGGCGCTCCTTCATGGCCAGCTTCAGGGCGGCCTCGCCGTCGTGGGCGGTGACGAGGCGCACGGCGTTCTCGGCCTCGAGGGACTTCTCGAGGAGGCGCACCATGAGGGGGTCGTCGTCCACGATGAGGATGGTGCCGCCGGTCTTGGGCCCGCCGCCCGAGAGCCACGCCGAGCACGAGGCCGGGATGGGGGGCGGCTTCCACGCGGGGTCCTCCGGGAGCTCGATCTCCCAGCCCTCGGCCGCGGCCATGACCTCGAGCCCGCCGCCGGCCTTGGCCGCCATCTTCTCGGCCGTCCCCACCAGCCCGTCGAGGTCCCGGTCGGTGCGCAGCGGGTCGTGGTGGAAGAGCGCGAGCCGTTTCACCCCGCCCGCGACGGCGTACTCGACCGTCTTCTCGTAGGGCGAGTGGCCCCAGCTCACCTTGGAGGGATACTCCTGGAGGGTGTACTGGGCGTCGTGGGCCAGGAGGTCCGAGCCCTTCAGGAACTCCACGTGGCGGCGGTCCTGGAGGTGAAGCGGAATCGGGCCCGGCCCGCCGTTGTCGAAGGAGAAGAGGGAGCTCGGCTCGTGGTCGGGGATGTAGGTGAAGGAGGCGCCGCCGGCCTCGACCCGGAAGGCCAGGGTGAGGGCCGGGTGGTTGGTGTACTGGGTCGAGATGCGGAGGCCGCCGATGTCGAAGGCGCCCTCGCCCAGGTTGTGGTAGTGGACCGAGGAGCCGAACTCCTCGAGGGAAATGGGGAAGTAGCTGTAGGTCATCTGCCCCGCGAGGATGGCCTGGAGCTGGTGGTCCATCCCGCCGGGGCCGTAGATGTGCCACTCGTTCCCGGGAATGAACAGGGGCGTGAAAAAGGGGAAGCCCTGGATGTGGTCCCAGTGGTAGTGGCTGATGAGGAGGTGGCCCTGGAGGGGGGGCTTGCGGGAGGCCGCCAGCTTCTGGCCCAGGGCGTGGATGCCGGTGCCGCAGTCGAGGATGAGGAGGGTGCCGTCCGCGCCCTCCACCTCCACGCAGGGCGTGTTGCCCCCGTAGCGGAGGGTGGTGGGACCGGGCTTGGCGATGGAGCCGCGCGTTCCCCAGAATCGGACCCGCATCAGCTACCCCCATGGCCTCACGGCAGGGAAAGTGGCCCATCCGCCCGGGTTTCAGAATTTGCCTATCCAACCCATTGTTCATGCATATGATAAGGGAAAAGAGGAATC
The Candidatus Tectomicrobia bacterium DNA segment above includes these coding regions:
- a CDS encoding response regulator, which gives rise to MRVRFWGTRGSIAKPGPTTLRYGGNTPCVEVEGADGTLLILDCGTGIHALGQKLAASRKPPLQGHLLISHYHWDHIQGFPFFTPLFIPGNEWHIYGPGGMDHQLQAILAGQMTYSYFPISLEEFGSSVHYHNLGEGAFDIGGLRISTQYTNHPALTLAFRVEAGGASFTYIPDHEPSSLFSFDNGGPGPIPLHLQDRRHVEFLKGSDLLAHDAQYTLQEYPSKVSWGHSPYEKTVEYAVAGGVKRLALFHHDPLRTDRDLDGLVGTAEKMAAKAGGGLEVMAAAEGWEIELPEDPAWKPPPIPASCSAWLSGGGPKTGGTILIVDDDPLMVRLLEKSLEAENAVRLVTAHDGEAALKLAMKERPLLIILDWGLPKMDGIEVCRALRRNEDTLFRKVPILMVTGKRLDEKDVQKCFDAGASDYLTKKFSPTQLRSRVRSWLLRSASA
- a CDS encoding dihydroxy-acid dehydratase, which translates into the protein MKGYRKGLTNYGDPAFSAFIRGAYARGFGLTKEDLERPIIGIAQTWSELNPCHRNLREVADAVKRGVSQAGGLALEFPTISLGEVYLSPTAMLYRNLLAMDTEEMIKGQPLDGVVLLGGCDKTLPAQLMGAASAGVPALAVSSGPMIGGRFEGKRLGACSDCRGLWAEHRAGEISEPRMEEFQGELFPSAGHCMVMGTASTMACITEALGMMLPGLAAVPAVNSRRLRLAEESGRRIVRMAEENLTPDKIMTRGAFENAIRVLMAVGGSTNAVVHLPAIAGRLGVELPLALFDELSRTTPLVGNIRPSGKTYLMDDLAEAGGIPVVMKELEPLLRRDAMTVTGKTVGENLAGVGRAAAWQDVILPREKPLKPEGGIVVLWGSLAPEGAVLKVSAASPRLLAHTGKAVVFSSQEDMVKRIDDPDLPATAESVFVLQNAGPVGGPGFPEAGFIPVPKKLLAQGVRDIVRVSDARMSGTAGGTTVLHVSPEAAVGGPLALVRDGDPIRLDVPGRRLDLQVPEEEMSRRRAAWRPREPAYGRGYGRLFLEHVLQAPRGCDFDFLQKTP
- a CDS encoding PEGA domain-containing protein, yielding MIRSARLGLWAAVLLAMLAAAAGCFRRSGPVEVTREVGTVRILSEPEGAAVDFDGRPRGEAFKAEPLVIRGVPYGWHSIRATRLGMVPHILEFNLERPEAEFRIPVSAGGAGRLTVRTVPPGAEVFISSRYYGKADPQIQVSALAYGEHSLWVRLDGHRQERINILVERQIERTYHLFLTKVK
- a CDS encoding NAD(P)H-dependent oxidoreductase; translated protein: MPTRAGRMTPAPGGGPAILAIGGSRRPGNNTGKALRIAVEELRAGGGRVDWVRLEALKLPLPGEPSDSPDPEALRNKVLASDAILIATPEYHGSISSTLKLAIDNLGFPSTLEGKTLAILGVAMGPSADNALAHLRHILTHIGGKVLPEQISVGSVHKKFGEDGRCLDPVVEEGIRRVARALLAAAGARAAR
- a CDS encoding alpha/beta hydrolase; the encoded protein is MTGPSRFLASPEGRSLAFRRLEGRPPGVLFLGGFRSDMTGTKATALEAHCRAAGRAFARFDYSGHGESPGRFEEGTIGAWLADALCVLDRATEGPQVLVGSSMGGWIMLLAALARPERVRGLIGVAAAPDFTEDLVWGRCGEEERRKLMEEGSFLCPPRYEDAPYPITRRLIEEGRRHLLLRGLIPLRRPVRLIHGMADEDVPWEVSLRLCGCLEGADVSLTLVKGGDHRLSTPADIRRLTETVEGLCREAGEGE